The genomic stretch ACCACTAGGGCTTAGGAACTGCAGCCCCAAGCTCGAGGTCAGGCTGGCTCCCCACCCAGCTTGGCCTTTCTTTCCTTGTGTTTTGTGTCATTTTCCCATCCCCAGCAcgctctgctccccccacccctcccttagCTGCCTAGAGCCACACGGGTCCCTGCTCCCAGGAGGCCAGATTCCCCAGTCTCCTGCCTGgggaggtggggcggggcggtggggggcggtTTCCAGACCCTTGCCCCTCCGCTGGGCTGACCCTGGCCACTCCGGTTTCAGAATCCCGCTCTGGGGCGGCGTCCTCATCACCATCGTGGacaccttcttcttcctcttccttgacAACTACGGTGGGTGCGCCGCTCGGCTTACAAGCGAGGGGGTATAAACCACGCTCTGCTGTACTGAGAGGAGAGAAAGGCTCGCAGCCCGCTCACTCCGGCTGTGTGTGGGCGTGAGCGAGTTACTTGGACTTGGGTTTCTTCATCTATACCATTACCAATCGCTTACAATTGTTGTTGGTGTTGGTACCCTTTGCTTTCCCCCTAGGGTTGCGGAAGCTGGAAGCCTTTTTTGGATTCCTTATTACTATTATGGCCTTGACCTTCGGCTACGAGGTGGGAAGCCAAGAAAGCCAAAGCCGCaacactcccctcccccctcccgccAAAGCcatttctccctgccccctgcagaGCCTGGGCGAGGGGGGGGGGACAGCGGCCTTTAGCCACGCCCCCTAGCGGCCAGGGTGCGGGCGGATGGTGGGAACGGCCCGTCACCCAGGGCTCGGCCTGACCAGGCGTCTCCCCACAGTACGTGGTCGCGAGACCCGCCCAGCTAGCGCTTCTTCGGGGCCTGCTCCTGCCCTCGTGCCCGGGCTGCGGCCGTCCAGAGCTGCTGCAGGCCGTGGGCATCGTCGGCGCCATCATCATGCCTCACAACATTTACCTGCACTCGGCCCTGGTGAAGGTGAGCCAAGcttggaaggggagggagtgaTGTCAGCTCCCCTCCGCCCGGCTCGTGCGGCCACCGAACACGGAGCCCCGCCCCTTTGGCTCCCGCCTTCCTGATTTCAGGCGGGAAGTGATTCATTCCCTACTTATTCAATGTGTAGTAATAGGGTGTCTGCTGTGTGCTGGGAATCAGGGAACAATGATGAAAAGGCAGACAAATCATCCGCCTTTCTAGGGCTTGTATTCTAGTGGGGCGGACAGACCAGGAGCAAGTAAACAGGTAAAGGAAAGAATTATAGATTGTGAAAGGTGCtttgaaggaaggaaacagagaaatatgATAATGACTAAGCAGGAGCTGCTTTAGAAAAGTTAGCGGAGAAAGGCGTTCCTAAGAAGGTAATCTTTGAGACACAAAGGATGGGAAGGAAGATCaggggagaagatattcccaGTAGAGGGgatggcaagtgcaaaggcccttaAGGCAGGGTATTACTGGGCATACAGGAGGGGGGTCAGCTGACCCAGGCCTGTCCCAAACTGCCACAGGGAGAAAGAAGAACTGAGGTTTGCAGGGAACAGAAGTAGAAGTGTGAAGATGGGGAATGTTGGGGTAGCTCTGAGGAACTTTGGCTCTTTCCTCCCCTCTGACCTTCTTAGTCTCGAGAGATAGACCGGTCCCGCCGGGCGGACATCCGAGAAGCCAACATGTACTTCCTGATTGAGGCCACCATCGCCCTGTCTGTCTCCTTCTTCATCAATCTCTTTGTTGTAGCCGTATTTGGGCAGGCCTTCTACCAGCAAACCAATGAGGCTGCGGTGAGCTACacctccccacacagccacagccggcctccccaacccccaaaccCTGCAGGCTCTGCTGGGGACACCAGGCAATGCATCTGAGCCCTTTGAATGTCTGTCCCACAGTTTCTGCACCGGTAGGGGAGGGCATCTGTGGCCTGGCCTCTGGCTgagacccctcccccactctgttGGGGAATCACGGCTTGGACaaccttgggggggggggttggaggagGGGACAAGGCACAGACATCCAAAGGAGGTGACTGGGAGGGAGGAGCTGAGTCTTGGAGGACCCAGCAGTTCAGCTGTACCTTGAAGGATGCCAGGATTTGTCCAGTGAACTGTGGGGAGGGCATTCTGGAAGTTGGGGCCCACTTGAACATGAGCACAGAGTTGGGAAGGTTCAAGCAgtccttttcttctctgagtCTTCTCTCCTGATCATCTTCATCATTAGCAGATAAGCCATCATCCATTCAGCAAAGATTTACTGAGTATGTTATGGCTCAGTCAGTGCCTGGACCCTAGGGACAGAGCAGCCAATGATACAAAGCTCCTCGCTGGGTCTCTGGGATCTGGGACCTGtgcctctctcctttctcagtgggTTTTTGCCATGCGAGTCTGACAACTGCTAGCCAGGGGTGTGGGTGCTTActgcagggtggggggcggggggaaggacCAGCCATGCCTCCGGGGATGCAGCAGGCACTGCCACTGTCTCGCTCTGTGGCCTTAAGGACCAGGCGGTCTCAGGCCTGTGCTAAGTGGGTCCAGTGTACGGGAGAGGGGCTGTGGAGCAGCTTGGGTCACTGCCAGCCAACTCACTGTGGTAATGCCAGCTCTTACAAACCCAACAGAACCCTGGAAACCGGGTTCCCGTATCGATTCTTCTCGATTTTAGATGTTGGCCACAAATTCACATTACAGAGGAAAAACATTCGTTAGTAAAAGAAACTGTCTGGCCGGATTCAGCCCGGTCACCAGTTTTCGACCCCTGGTCAAGGCCTGGCTGTCTGATTTTCTGAGACTGTACACGTTACATCTGATTTTCTGAGACTGTGCACATCACCTTCCAACTGTCCTGGTGCCCACAGTTCAACGTCTGTACCAACAGCAGCCTCCACGACTACGCCAAGATCTTCCCCAAGAACAACCTTACGGTGGACGTGGACATTTACCAAGGAGTAAGCACCAAGCAGGGGTGGGATTGGAAGGTAACCAACCGTACAGCCCCAAGCGGGCTCATCGCCACGCCCACCTCGGGGTGGAGCTGTGTGAGGGGGCGGTGCCACAGGTCTAACCACACCTCGCCCCGCAGGGCGTGATCCTGGGCTGCGTCTTCGGCCCCGTTGCCCTCTACATCTGGGCCGTGGGGCTCCTAGCGGCCGGGCAGAGCTCCACCATGACCGGCACGTACGCGGGACAGTTTGTGATGGAGGTGCGGTCTGGGGCGGGATGGGAAGGGCCAAGGGTCCCAGGTCAACGGCTACACTACTGGGGGGTCAGACACCAGCCTCATTACTCCTTTAAGCAGCCCAGAGGCGCTATTTTAAGCCCCTCTTTAACGATGAGAAAATTTACAGAGAAGTGAGGCTACTGGCTCAGTGGCTCACTCACTACTGGCTGTAGACCCACGATTAATAGGAGCCTTTACCCCAAAAGCTTAGTCTTAAGCATGCAGCTGTGGGGGAAACCCCTATTTCTTCTCATCCATCCTCTCTCTGCCAACTAGCATCAGAGCTGCTCCCATTTCAGAGATGGAAAAACAGGGGGTTCGCCCTGGTGCGAAATGGGCTGAGGGACGACAGAGGatccctcctctggaatccctagTCCTGAACCCCACCACAAAGGTGCCCCACTACCCCACACCCCAGGGCTTCCTGAAGCTGCGGTGGTCACGCTTTGCCCGCGTGCTCCTGACTCGCTCCTGCGCCATCCTGCCCACGGTGCTGGTGGCGGTCTTCAGGGACCTGAAAGACCTGTCAGGTCTCAATGACCTGCTCAACGTGCTGCAGAGCCTGCTGGTGAGCCCATGGTCCCTGGCACCCCTGCACCTGCTGGGCTGCACAGGAACCACAGCAAACCTCCATACGCAGCCTGTCCCCCACCCTTAACACTCATCGAAATATGCCTTGCCTCTAAGGCTCACAGCAGTTCCCAGGGGAACCACCACTGTCCCCATTTCACTGACTGGAAAACTGATGTACACCGTTAAGTGTCCGGGGGCAGAGCTGGCATTCAGACTTGGGCAGCCTGGGACCAGAGCGCCCAAACGCTTTCTCCTGCTTTGAAGCCTCACAACTTTGGAAGGCACAGAGGTGGAGAGCCTAAAGGCTCTGAGCGATGAGGGGACTTGGCCGAGGGCACACAGGCAGAGCAGGACGGGAGCCCTGCTCCACTCCCCCCTTCCGGCTGCATTGTGAGGGCAGGGCCCCTCAGCCCCAtcctcctgcttctcctcagCTTCCCTTTGCTGTGCTGCCGATCCTTACATTCACCAGCATGCCCGCTGTGATGCAGGAGTTTGCCAATGGCCGGTGAGTAccgcccacccccaaccctggacTTTCAGTTCTGCATTTGATCCTCACACCCACCCAGAGATAGGAATTACCAGCATCCAAAGAAGCTCATGAAGGTTAAGGAACGTGTGCAGGGACACCCTACAATCAAGTGTGGGGAACTAGGACTGGAATCTGGGGAGGGAGGCTATTTCTAGAACCTGAGCTCCTCACCGGCTCACCCCAGACTCTGCTCTTGCCAAATCGCACCAGTGTGGAGTTGGAGGGCCCAGGAGACAGGAGCGGGCAAGTGGTCTGCTGCGCCAGATCCCACAGCCCAGAGAAGGTGGCTTTGCGCATACGGCTTTGCGCATACCGTCAGTCTCCTCCAGGCTGGCTTGGGcagtggagaaaaggaagagatgcaGCCAGTCCTGAGCAgcatccctcctgcccccaggctGAGCAAGGCCATCACATCCTTCATCATGGCTCTGGTCTGTGCCATCAACCTCTACTTCGTGGTCATCTACCTGCCCAGCCTCCCACACCCTGCCTACTTCGTCCTTGTAGCTCTGCTGGCTGCCGTCTACCTGGGCCTCACAGCCTATCTGGTACTGCAGGGCCAGAGGGtgccctggggatgggggaggcaaGGAAAGGAGGCAAAGGATGGAGGgcactggggaaaggggattcaCCTGGGCTTCCTGGGAGGTCTTGCTCTCTCCTGGACTCATGTCATCCCTCTCCCAGGTCTGGACCTGTCTCATTGCCCATGGAGCCACCCTTCTGGTCCACAGCTCCCATCAACATTTCTTGTATGGGCTTCTTGAAGAGTAGAAGAGGGGGAAGATCTCTGGATGAACTCCCCACCCTGTGCCTGGGTTTGGAATGACTGGGGCAGACGGGCCTGCTGGGGTGTGTGTGAAGGCAGCAAGATGGAGTGGGAGTTTTGGAGGCAGGCCAACCTGGATTCCGTAGGAACCTGCTGTTTCCTAGGTTGGACAAGTGATTAACCTccagcctcagtgttctcatctgtagaatggggacaaCACCAAACTTGAAACGGATGTAAAGCACtttaacacagtgcctgacacttgggacttaaaaataatagtaattccaaaaatatttattgagcacctatagGAGTGACCTGACGGAGGGACCCAGTTGGGGCAGGACACCAGCTCTAAACCGGCGTTTAGGATAATCCGatgaatgctcaataaatgctagttcACTTCTCATCCAAAAGAGCGGGAGAGCAGAAACCGGGAAAGCACGAATCTGCTAGAGTAGCCTCAGAGTTTCTGTACCACCCGCAAACCACATCCCAGGCAGTAAAACGGAGGCGCAGTTGTCCCCTCTTCAGGCACCGGGTCGTGGAACCCGAGTCCTTGCCTCGGAGGCCCAGTTCATTTGCCATCTCCCCAGGGGACCCGGCGGCCGCGACTCCCACGCCGCGCATTTAAAGCTCCCTCCGCACTGACTCCCAGCTCCCCCTAGGGGCAGGGACGGTCCCAAGTGCCCTCACTCCCCGCCGCGGCCTCCCCCGTCCCGGCCAAAGAGGAGGAGGCGGGCGCTCAAGCCTCGGGCCCTGGGGCCTCGGAATCCGCCCCGGCTAACGAAGGGAGAAGAGGGGGGAACCTTGTGGGCGGGGAATCCCTCCGGCCGCTGGGAGCCGCCCGGCACCCCTTCGCCCGGTGCAAGGGTTGCACTTTATAGACGCTCCCTGGGCTGTTTCTAGGCTCCCCCAAGTCCCTCCTCCTGGCTCTCCGGGTGTCTCGGACCCTAGCCCTTGAGCTGCGGAGAGCGGTGGCTAGAGGGGGCCGCCAGGCCTTTCCTTGGGTTGAGCCTGGAGCCAGCTTTGTGCCTGGAAGCACCCCCTTTTGCCCAAGATCTGGTGGGGCAAGCTCCGCGTTCTGGTTGGGGCGCTTGTTTATGAGAAgaatttcctctttcttaaaaGGGCAACGATGCGAGTGGGGCCCTCCAGGAGGGACGGGATGGGACAGGTCTGGTCCAACCAGAGAAACGGTGGGACAGGGTGCAGGACCTAAGCTAGAAGGTCGCTGTATCCTCTTCTGGGCTTGGCCCTGGAGAAGGTGGGACCCACGCTAGCTGAAGAGGGGAGATGGATGGGGACCGGATAATAGGAGAAAGAGGCATCTTCCATTACTCCTCTCCAGCTTCCTGGAGGTGTCCCCATCCATACCCCTGCACACCCCTCTCCATCAATTTACTATTAATTGGGTGCCATCCCCGTGACAGACGTGGGGGAGGAAGGTAAAGTCCCCGAATTGAAGACGTCAGCGCTCAGGTTGCTCACACTTCAGCAGGGGGAGCTAGCTATGTCGAGTGACAGCAAATCCAACAGCCAACAGTGGGGCCAGGGAACAGCCCGAAGTGTGTGTTAGGCACGCCTGGAAAAGTGAGGCCAGGGCCAGAGCAGGTAACTCCTGAACAGGATTTTGAAAGCTGAATGGGTAAGGGCGGGCAGCCAAGGGAGAATGAACCTCCCAAGAGTGGGGGGCAGGTGTGCCAAACAGACATGCAGCCTTGTGGGGAGTTCTTGGATCTTGtagggcaggtggggggtggggtgggaaccCCAGAGGCGTGAACCGGCTGTCCATCAGAATAGTTAAGGCTGCCACTGAGAATGTGGGTGCAAGGAAGACAAGGAGGAGAAGGGACCAAAGGATCAGCTACGGGGCTACCCTGGGCCTGGGCAAGGGGTTACCAATGAGGTCAAGCCAAGGTCTGTCATTTCTGAGCAGGGAAACGTTTACAAGGCGCTGCTCTCCACCCGCCAGTAGCTCTGGTTCTTCCTAGAGGGAGGGAC from Neovison vison isolate M4711 chromosome 3, ASM_NN_V1, whole genome shotgun sequence encodes the following:
- the SLC11A1 gene encoding natural resistance-associated macrophage protein 1; translated protein: MTGDKDPQRPSRPNYGSISSLPSSEPHEQEALRTTYLSEKIPIPDTEPGTFSLRKLWAFTGPGFLMSIAFLDPGNIESDLQAGAVAGFKLLWVLLWATVLGLLCQRLAARLGVVTGKDLGEVCHLYYPKVPRTLLWLTIELAIVGSDMQEVIGTAIAFSLLSAGRIPLWGGVLITIVDTFFFLFLDNYGLRKLEAFFGFLITIMALTFGYEYVVARPAQLALLRGLLLPSCPGCGRPELLQAVGIVGAIIMPHNIYLHSALVKSREIDRSRRADIREANMYFLIEATIALSVSFFINLFVVAVFGQAFYQQTNEAAFNVCTNSSLHDYAKIFPKNNLTVDVDIYQGGVILGCVFGPVALYIWAVGLLAAGQSSTMTGTYAGQFVMEGFLKLRWSRFARVLLTRSCAILPTVLVAVFRDLKDLSGLNDLLNVLQSLLLPFAVLPILTFTSMPAVMQEFANGRLSKAITSFIMALVCAINLYFVVIYLPSLPHPAYFVLVALLAAVYLGLTAYLVWTCLIAHGATLLVHSSHQHFLYGLLEE